One genomic region from Rosa rugosa chromosome 1, drRosRugo1.1, whole genome shotgun sequence encodes:
- the LOC133725423 gene encoding uncharacterized protein LOC133725423, producing MAIKPTVALRAILVGGIAAFAKVAGAMKAAGGAKLGVAAAAMSAAASAALSSKQESKDDSKQPSK from the coding sequence ATGGCAATAAAGCCAACAGTTGCCTTGAGAGCTATACTTGTGGGCGGAATAGCGGCATTTGCAAAAGTAGCTGGTGCAATGAAGGCTGCAGGTGGTGCCAAGCTGGGTGTAGCTGCAGCTGCCATGTCGGCAGCAGCAAGTGCTGCTTTGTCATCAAAACAAGAATCAAAGGATGACTCAAAGCAGCCTTCAAAATGA
- the LOC133740878 gene encoding probable protein phosphatase 2C 78, which yields MQRKRGPFSACASGHDDVGAYGIQSSFGGRDGVILDLHKRLGLRLGSGGGDGLLWHTDLKPHASGDYSIAVVQANSSLEDQGQVFTSPSATYVGVYDGHGGPEASRFVNKNLPWNKVGYLWM from the exons ATGCAAAGAAAGAGAGGACCTTTTTCTGCTTGTGCTTCTGGGCATGATGATGTTGGTGCGTACGGGATTCAGAGCAGCTTTGGTGGCAGAGATGGTGTCATTTTGGATTTGCATAAGCGACTTGGGTTGAGACTTGGGTCCGGCGGCGGTGATGGGTTGCTTTGGCATACTGACTTGAAGCCTCACGCCTCCGGTGACTACTCGATCGCTGTGGTTCAGGCCAATTCGAGCCTTGAGGATCAGGGACAGGTGTTTACCTCTCCCTCTGCCACGTACGTCGGCGTGTATGACGGTCACGGCGGACCGGAAGCTTCTAGATTCGTCAACAAG AATTTGCCATGGAACAAGGTGGGTTATCTGTGGATGTGA
- the LOC133725422 gene encoding beta-galactosidase 17, producing the protein MIGLTSFAAYAMKYNKSSHHHHHGVSSSNWSTMARKRSTRLTLFFFLLLSLIAFGVFVPVFALLPSLSQSQNDQQHHPTTKSSPDYVRKFEISEDRFWKDGQPFQIIGGDLHYFRVLPEYWEDRLLRAKALGLNTIQTYVPWNLHEPRAGTLNFEGIADLVSFLELCQKLGFAVMLRPGPYICGEWDLGGFPAWLLAIKPALTLRSSDPAFLQLVERWWGSLLPKIAPLLYGNGGPIIMVQIENEYGSYASDKAYLHHLVSLARKHLGDEVILYTTDGGSRETLEKGTIRGDAVFSAVDFTTGDNPWPIFELQKEFNAAGKSPPLSSEFYTGWLTHWGEKNAQTDADFTAASLKRILERNGSAVLYMAHGGTNFGFYNGANTGSDESDYKPDLTSYDYDAPIRESGDVSNAKFKALRKVIEQYSSESLPPIPSDIEKKTYGYIHVSKTGNLFDMIHDFDVVESENPITMESVGQMSGFLLYVTEYAAKDYDGGNIVSIPKVHDRAQVFISCPSQDGHGKPTYVGTFERWSNQPLSLPNTKCLSKISLYVLVENMGRLNYGPYIFDMKGILSSVYLDGRILRGWKMYLLPLLNLNENPKVNPIIQATDSGFITMSTRKKLKLKSTTASNEPAFYAGKFSISKQDKIKDTFISLSGWGKGIVTINNFNIGRFWPLKGPQCNLYVPAPILRHGENIVVIFELQAPNPELVVHLVDQPDFTCAPSKSNLHQL; encoded by the exons ATGATCGGATTAACGAG CTTTGCAGCTTACGCAATGAAGTATAATAAGAGCTCTCACCATCATCACCATGGAGTGTCGAGCTCCAACTGGTCAACAATGGCCAGGAAGAGAAGCACAAGACTCAccttgttcttcttcctcctcctctctctcataGCCTTCGGGGTCTTTGTCCCTGTCTTTGCTCTTCTACCTTCTCTTTCCCAATCTCAAAATGACCAACAGCACCATCCAACAACCAAAAGC AGTCCAGATTATGTCAGAAAGTTTGAAATTTCAGAAGACAGGTTCTGGAAAGATGGTCAGCCTTTCCAGATCATTGGGGGTGACTTGCATTATTTTCGGGTTCTTCCTGAg TACTGGGAAGATAGGCTATTGAGAGCAAAGGCGCTGGGATTAAATACTATTCAAACTTATGTACCCTGGAACCTGCATGAACCAAGAGCTGGTACTTTGAATTTTGAGGGTATTGCAGATTTAGTGTCATTTCTCGAACTCTGCCAGAAGCTTGGGTTTGCTGTTATGCTTAGACCTGGGCCATATATATGTGGAG AGTGGGATTTGGGTGGTTTCCCTGCTTGGTTACTTGCCATCAAGCCAGCTCTCACACTAAGATCATCTGACCCAGCTTTCCTTCAattg GTTGAAAGATGGTGGGGAAGCCTACTTCCAAAGATAGCTCCTCTTCTTTATGGAAATGGTGGTCCAATTATAATGGTTCAG ATTGAAAATGAGTATGGTTCATATGCAAGTGACAAAGCTTATCTTCATCACTTGGTCTCATTGGCTAGAAAGCACCTTGGGGATGAAGTAATTTT GTATACTACAGATGGAGGTTCTAGGGAAACTCTGGAGAAAGGAACAATTCGTGGAGATGCTGTCTTTTCTG CTGTTGACTTCACTACTGGTGATAATCCTTGGCCTATATTTGAGTTACAAAAAGAGTTCAATGCCGCAGGGAAATCACCGCCACTTTCTTC GGAGTTTTACACAGGTTGGCTAACACACTGGGGGGAGAAGAATGCGCAAACTGATGCTGATTTTACAGCAGCTTCCTTAAAAAGAATTTTAGAAAGAAATGGTTCTGCAGTGCTTTAT ATGGCACATGGAGGAACAAACTTTGGATTTTATAATGGAGCAAACACTGGTTCAGATGAGTCTGATTACAAGCCTGATCTCACTTCCTATGATTAT GATGCACCAATTAGGGAGTCTGGGGATGTGAGCAATGCAAAATTCAAAG CACTTAGGAAGGTTATAGAGCAATACAGTTCAGAATCTCTCCCTCCAATTCCATCTgatattgaaaagaaaacatacGGATATATTCACGTATCAAAAACCGGGAATTTGTTTGATATGATACATGATTTTGATGTGGTTGAATCTGAAAACCCAATAACAATGGAGTCGGTAGGCCAG ATGTCTGGATTTTTGTTATATGTAACTGAATATGCTGCAAAGGACTATGATGGTGGAAACATTGTATCCATACCAAAG GTGCATGACAGAGCTCAAGTTTTTATATCATGTCCTTCTCAAGATGGGCATGGAAAACCAACATACGTTGGCACATTTGAAAGATGGTCGAATCAACCACTGTCCCTTCCTAATACTAAATGTCTCTCCAAAATCAGCTTATATGTGCTG GTTGAAAATATGGGACGTTTAAATTATGGGCCATATATCTTTGACATGAAG GGTATTCTATCTTCTGTTTATCTGGATGGAAGAATTCTCCGTGGATGGAAAATGTACTTGTTGCCTCTACTCAACCTGAACGAGAATCCGAAAGTCAATCCCATAATTCAGGCTACAGATTCTGGATTCATTACAATGTCAACCCGTAAAAAGTTAAAACTGAAGTCAA CAACTGCTTCAAATGAACCAGCATTCTATGCTGGAAAGTTTTCTATCAGCAAACAAGACAAAATAAAAGATACGTTCATATCATTGAGTGGTTGGGGTAAAGGAATTGTGACTATTAACAATTTCAATATAGGAAGATTTTGGCCG TTAAAGGGACCACAGTGCAACCTTTATGTTCCTGCTCCTATCCTTAGGCATGGGGAGAACATTGTG GTGATATTTGAGTTACAAGCGCCAAACCCTGAGCTTGTGGTACACTTGGTCGATCAGCCAGACTTTACCTGTGCTCCAAGTAAATCGAATCTGCATCAGTTGTAG